In one window of Clavelina lepadiformis chromosome 4, kaClaLepa1.1, whole genome shotgun sequence DNA:
- the LOC143451872 gene encoding phosphomannomutase 2-like gives MAKKNSSVLCLFDVDGTLTLPRLKITPEMKNFLKDLRKIVTIGVVGGSDFGKIAEQLGADGDELINSFDYVFSENGLVAYKNGVKIGENNIQDYLGDELLQRFINYSLEYMSKLNLPRKRGTFIEFRKGMLNVCPVGRSCTQQERIEFNEYDNVNNVRKEFVASLRKEFQGAGLTFSIGGQISFDVFPDGWDKRFCLKYVQNDGFQQIHFFGDKTMQGGNDFEIYNDDRTIGHTVTSPEDTMQQLSKLFYDK, from the coding sequence ATGGCTAAAAAGAATTCATCAGTTTTATGTCTTTTCGATGTGGATGGAACTCTCACTCTGCCAAGACTAAAGATTACACCTGAAATGAAGAACTTCTTGAAAGACCTTCGAAAGATTGTTACAATTGGAGTGGTTGGCGGATCCGATTTCGGAAAAATAGCTGAGCAACTAGGAGCTGATGGAGATGAGCTTATCAACTCGTTTGATTAtgttttttcagaaaatggcCTCGTTGCCTATAAGAACGGTGTAAAAATTGGTGAGAATAACATTCAAGATTACCTTGGCGACGAACTTTTGCAACGCTTCATTAACTATAGTCTCGAGTATATGTCAAAGTTGAATCTTCCACGAAAGCGAGGAACGTTTATAGAGTTCCGTAAGGGTATGCTCAATGTATGTCCGGTTGGTAGAAGCTGCACACAACAGGAACGGATAGAGTTTAATGAGTATGACAATGTTAACAACGTTCGAAAAGAATTTGTTGCCTCTCTACGGAAGGAATTTCAAGGTGCTGGGCTGACATTTTCGATTGGTGGCCAGATCAGCTTTGATGTTTTCCCCGACGGATGGGATAAACGATTCTGCCTTAAATATGTCCAAAATGATGGATTTCAGCAAATTCACTTCTTTGGAGACAAAACAATGCAAGGTGGCAATGACTTTGAGATCTACAATGATGACAGAACAATTGGGCACACTGTGACATCACCAGAGGATACTATGCAACAACTTTCAAAGCTTTTCTATGACAAATGA
- the LOC143451871 gene encoding uncharacterized protein LOC143451871, producing MKDTNFTESDPYIRWKHADWIIPEVINSLLILATLWIIFSLIHFGIKHKKWSTNRMGNADKLSGGSVYTSTVVCAMTALVRFINSQFTFNIGIGVGYDRECEIVSDSSFAWYSLVSFAIYIFLWLRQRIFYSNNMLNVRFGIVLKLVSATSIVILFLAGLAAVLVNTIPVNYPSSRQGCIYKETEDIGPVAWIICVVVVIAAQFVLVGLFVYPLKQDFVQSVCICCPSVVHAANIVKSRACSVATILTTDENAGVNASKNMTTAKCRKCKKKSSKKVKTIMQRTVAFSIIMVATDIILLLITTYTISNEGHRRIPTILYDVNTFLNLIFVICSFLSFRQMLFSPLLNVKALSATTHISSDVACSS from the coding sequence ATGAAAGACACAAACTTTACTGAATCGGATCCTTACATCAGATGGAAACATGCAGACTGGATAATACCTGAGGTGATCAATTCTTTACTTATCCTTGCTACTTTGTGGATCATATTTTCTTTGATTCATTTTGggataaaacacaaaaaatggaGCACAAACAGGATGGGAAACGCAGATAAACTTAGTGGTGGAAGTGTGTACACATCGACTGTAGTTTGTGCAATGACAGCACTTGTTAGGTTCATCAACAGCCAATTCACTTTTAACATTGGAATTGGTGTTGGTTACGACAGAGAATGTGAGATTGTATCAGATTCGTCATTTGCTTGGTATAGCCTAGTTAGTTTCGCGATTTACATTTTCCTTTGGTTACGTCAAAGAATCTTTTATTCAAACAACATGCTAAACGTAAGATTTGGAATTGTTCTGAAACTGGTCAGTGCCACTAGCATTGTAATATTGTTTCTGGCTGGTCTTGCAGCGGTACTAGTCAACACAATTCCTGTGAATTATCCATCATCACGACAAGGTTGCATTTATAAGGAGACCGAAGACATCGGTCCTGTCGCATGGATAATTTGCGTTGTTGTCGTAATTGCTGCTCAGTTTGTATTGGTTGGACTTTTTGTATATCCACTCAAACAGGATTTCGTTCAAAGTGTTTGTATTTGCTGTCCGAGTGTAGTGCATGCAGCGAACATCGTAAAAAGTAGGGCATGCAGTGTAGCAACTATACTTACGACTGATGAAAACGCTGGCGTGAATGCTTCGAAGAATATGACGACCGCAAAATgcagaaaatgcaaaaagaaGTCGTCAAAAAAAGTAAAGACTATCATGCAACGAACCGTTGCGTTCTCAATCATCATGGTTGCCACAGATATCATATTACTTCTGATTACAACATACACCATCAGCAACGAAGGCCATCGCCGTATTCCCACAATACTCTATGATGTTAACACCTTTCTTAATCTCATCTTTGTCATTTGCTCGTTTTTGTCATTCAGACAAATGTTGTTTTCACCACTTCTGAATGTGAAAGCTTTATCCGCTACCACTCACATATCTTCTGACGTTGCTTGCAGTAGCTAA
- the LOC143452238 gene encoding uncharacterized protein LOC143452238, with the protein MTNNLNETNSTESEPYIRWKHADWIIPVVINSLLILATLWIIFSLIHFGIKHKKWSTNKMGNADKLSGGRVYTSTVVCAMTALVRFINSQFTFNIGIGVGYDKECEIVSDSSFVWYSLVNFAVYIFLWLRQRIFYSNNMLNVRFGIFLKVLSFSSIVILFLSGLIAILVNTIPVNYPSSHEGCIYHESEDMGPVAWIAGIIVVIIAQSVLVWLFIYPLKQDFVQSICGCCSAEVNGKKTNKKRSRSVASIQTNKSDGESRNMVPEEKVCKRKSSNTVKCIMQRTVAFSIISVATDIILVLISSYTISSEGHRRVSTTVFDINVFLNVIFVICSFLSCKQMLFSPIFNENSAPGTAQTSSDITRSC; encoded by the coding sequence atgacaaataatttaaatgaaacaaattcGACTGAATCGGAACCTTACATCAGGTGGAAACATGCAGACTGGATAATACCTGTGGTTATCAACTCTTTACTTATCCTTGCTACTCTGTGGATCATATTTTCCTTGATTCATTTTGggataaaacacaaaaaatggaGCACAAACAAAATGGGAAACGCAGATAAACTGAGTGGAGGAAGAGTGTACACATCGACTGTAGTGTGTGCAATGACAGCACTTGTTAGGTTCATCAACAGCCAATTCACTTTTAACATTGGAATTGGTGTTGGTTACGACAAAGAATGTGAGATTGTATCAGATTCGTCCTTTGTCTGGTATAGCCTAGTCAATTTCGCGGTTTACATTTTCCTTTGGTTACGTCAAAGAATCTTTTATTCAAACAACATGCTCAACGTAAGATTCGGAATTTTTCTGAAAGTCCTCAGCTTCAGTAGCATTGTAATCTTGTTCCTATCAGGCCTAATAGCTATACTAGTCAACACAATTCCTGTGAATTATCCATCATCACACGAAGGTTGCATTTATCACGAAAGCGAAGACATGGGACCTGTCGCATGGATAGCTGGCATCATAGTCGTGATTATTGCTCAGTCTGTATTGGTCTGGCTGTTCATATATCCACTCAAACAGGATTTCGTTCAAAGCATTTGTGGATGTTGTTCGGCTGAAGTGAATGGAAAGAAGACCAATAAAAAAAGATCACGTAGTGTAGCATCCATCCAAACTAACAAAAGCGATGGAGAAAGCAGAAACATGGTGCCGGAGGAGAAAGTGTGCAAAAGAAAGTCATCGAATACAGTGAAGTGCATCATGCAACGAACCGTTGCATTCTCAATCATCTCAGTTGCCACAGACATTATATTAGTGCTGATTTCATCATACACCATCAGCAGCGAAGGACATCGCCGTGTTTCCACAACGGTCTTTGATATCAACGTTTTTCTTAACGTCATCTTTGTCATTTGCTCGTTCTTGTCATGCAAACAGATGCTTTTTTCACCgatatttaatgaaaattccgcACCTGGGACTGCTCAAACCTCCTCAGACATTACTAGAAGTTGCTGA